In Candidatus Neomarinimicrobiota bacterium, one genomic interval encodes:
- a CDS encoding secondary thiamine-phosphate synthase enzyme YjbQ: MKSHQKELWMEVPERMDFVNITPEVQSTLNESGITEGLCLVNAMHITASVFINDDEPGLHRDYKRWLEELAPHEPVSRYDHNRTGEDNGDAHHKRQIMGRDVVVAVTDGKLHFGPWEQIFYGEFDGRRRKRVLIKIIGE; this comes from the coding sequence ATGAAGAGTCACCAGAAAGAGCTCTGGATGGAAGTGCCGGAGCGAATGGATTTTGTGAACATTACCCCGGAGGTTCAAAGTACTCTCAACGAAAGCGGAATAACCGAGGGACTCTGTCTGGTCAATGCCATGCACATTACGGCTTCCGTATTTATCAATGACGACGAACCCGGTCTTCATCGCGACTACAAACGGTGGCTGGAGGAGCTGGCTCCCCACGAACCGGTGAGTCGCTATGATCATAATCGCACCGGGGAGGATAATGGGGACGCGCATCACAAGCGCCAGATCATGGGTCGGGACGTGGTTGTAGCCGTCACCGACGGAAAGCTTCATTTTGGCCCCTGGGAGCAGATATTCTATGGAGAATTCGACGGACGCCGCCGGAAGAGAGTGCTCATCAAAATCATCGGAGAGTAA